From a single Labrenzia sp. PHM005 genomic region:
- a CDS encoding LysE family translocator: MLELFTVISLTIVVAIVPGPDFAVVLRNALIGGRLAGIMTALGIGLALGVHVTYALAGIGLIVSQSIFLFNALKLIGAAYLIFLGVTMYRTASREMPADSNLAGMPPLKALRWGFFTNVTNPKATMFALSVFLQVTSPETPLWTQIGYGVIMASGVFLWFVLVTFFFTLPPVRQQFTRAKLWMERSFGILLTLFGIGIAVTTNTSRP; this comes from the coding sequence TTGCTCGAGCTTTTTACCGTCATTTCCCTGACCATCGTGGTCGCCATTGTTCCAGGCCCGGATTTCGCCGTGGTTCTCCGCAACGCCCTGATCGGCGGCCGGCTTGCCGGCATCATGACCGCACTTGGGATTGGCCTAGCCCTTGGGGTCCATGTCACCTACGCGCTTGCCGGCATCGGTTTGATCGTGTCGCAGTCGATTTTCCTATTTAATGCGCTCAAGCTCATTGGCGCGGCCTATCTGATTTTCCTTGGCGTGACCATGTACCGGACGGCATCCCGGGAAATGCCGGCTGACAGCAATCTTGCAGGCATGCCGCCGCTCAAGGCGTTGCGCTGGGGCTTTTTCACCAATGTGACCAATCCCAAAGCCACAATGTTCGCGCTCAGTGTCTTCCTGCAGGTGACCTCCCCTGAGACCCCACTTTGGACCCAGATCGGCTATGGCGTGATCATGGCGAGCGGCGTGTTCCTTTGGTTTGTGCTCGTCACCTTCTTTTTCACGCTTCCACCGGTACGCCAGCAGTTCACCCGCGCGAAACTTTGGATGGAACGCTCTTTCGGCATCCTGTTGACCCTGTTCGGGATCGGTATTGCTGTCACCACCAATACGTCTCGCCCCTAA
- the gap gene encoding type I glyceraldehyde-3-phosphate dehydrogenase yields the protein MVTKVAINGFGRIGRNVLRAIVESGRTDIEVVGINDLGPVETNAHLLRYDSVHGKFPATVSVEGETISIDGGTPIKVTAIRDPKELPWGELGVDVAMECTGIFNSKEKASAHLDAGAKRVLVSAPAAGADKTIVYGVNHDTLTAEDFVVSNASCTTNCLSPVAKVLNDAVGIDKGMMTTIHSYTGDQPTLDTMHKDLYRGRAAAMSMIPTSTGAAKAVGLVLPDLNGKLDGFAMRVPTPNVSVVDLKFIAKRETTVEEINAAIKAAADGALKGVLGYTEAKNVSIDFNHDPHSSIFHMDQTKVMEGTMVSVLSWYDNEWGFSNRMADTAIAMAKLI from the coding sequence ATGGTAACGAAGGTAGCAATCAACGGTTTCGGCCGCATCGGCCGCAATGTCCTGCGTGCCATCGTCGAATCCGGACGCACCGACATTGAAGTTGTCGGCATCAACGACCTCGGCCCGGTTGAAACCAATGCACACCTGCTGCGTTACGATTCGGTACACGGCAAGTTTCCGGCAACCGTTTCCGTCGAGGGAGAAACAATTTCCATCGATGGTGGCACGCCGATCAAAGTAACCGCGATCCGCGACCCGAAAGAACTGCCGTGGGGCGAACTCGGTGTTGACGTTGCCATGGAGTGCACCGGCATCTTCAACAGCAAAGAAAAAGCTTCTGCGCATCTGGATGCAGGCGCCAAGCGGGTTCTGGTTTCCGCACCGGCGGCCGGCGCTGACAAAACTATCGTTTACGGCGTCAACCACGACACGCTGACTGCAGAAGACTTTGTTGTTTCCAACGCGTCCTGCACCACCAACTGCCTGTCCCCGGTCGCCAAGGTCCTTAATGATGCAGTTGGCATCGACAAGGGCATGATGACCACGATCCACTCCTACACGGGCGATCAGCCGACACTGGACACCATGCACAAGGATCTGTACCGCGGCCGTGCGGCAGCCATGTCCATGATCCCGACGTCAACTGGCGCCGCGAAAGCTGTTGGCCTGGTGCTGCCGGACCTGAACGGTAAACTGGACGGGTTCGCGATGCGCGTGCCAACCCCGAACGTGTCCGTCGTTGATTTGAAGTTTATCGCCAAGCGCGAAACCACCGTTGAGGAAATCAACGCTGCGATCAAGGCAGCTGCGGACGGAGCTCTCAAAGGCGTTCTCGGCTACACTGAAGCCAAGAACGTTTCGATCGACTTCAACCACGATCCGCATTCTTCCATCTTCCACATGGATCAGACCAAGGTCATGGAAGGCACGATGGTTTCCGTCCTGTCCTGGTATGACAACGAGTGGGGCTTCTCCAACCGCATGGCCGACACCGCCATTGCTATGGCAAAGCTGATCTAA
- the tkt gene encoding transketolase: MSDLEKHQRMANAIRFLAIDAVEKAKSGHPGLPMGAADIATVLFTEFLKFDPTAPNWADRDRFVLSAGHGSMLLYSLLYLLGYEDFPIEELQNFRQLGAKTAGHPEYGHGAGIETTTGPLGQGLGNAVGMAIAERLQEERFGKDLVNHFTYVLAGDGCLMEGISQEALSMAGHLKLNKLIVIWDDNGISIDGAVSITDSTNQIARFEASGWNTISIDGHDPDAIASAIRQAQESDKPTMIAAKTTIGFGAPTKAGTAKVHGAPLGAEEITGTRDALNWPHEPFEVPSDILDAWRIAGLRSAQAHKDWQKRFNDADAEQRAEFDRRNRGDLPSGLKQAVLDYKKQLSEDLPTMATRKASEAVLGVLNEVIPETIGGSADLTGSNNTKTAQTLPVTPDDFSGRYIHYGIREHGMAAAMNGMALHGGLIPYSGGFLIFSDYCRPSIRLAALMNQRVIHVMTHDSIGLGEDGPTHQPVEHFAALRAIPNLTFFRPADVTETLECWQLSLESKDAPSVLALTRQNLPAQRKSYEEKNLCANGAYVLIESEDDAAVTIFASGSEVEIAVEAHKELIEAGIAARVVSVPSFELFEAQSADYQDAVIGSSPVKIAVEAGIRMGWDRFIGNDGHFVGMTGFGASAPYKELYEHFGITKDAVVAAAKEKLGA, translated from the coding sequence ATGAGCGATCTTGAAAAACACCAGCGCATGGCAAATGCAATCCGCTTTCTTGCCATTGATGCCGTTGAAAAGGCCAAATCCGGACACCCGGGACTGCCAATGGGCGCGGCCGATATCGCCACAGTCCTGTTCACTGAATTTCTGAAATTCGATCCGACCGCCCCGAACTGGGCCGACCGCGACCGTTTTGTCCTGTCCGCCGGTCACGGATCCATGCTGCTTTATAGCCTGCTTTACCTGCTCGGCTATGAAGACTTCCCGATCGAAGAGTTGCAGAACTTCCGCCAGCTGGGCGCAAAAACTGCCGGCCACCCGGAATACGGCCACGGCGCCGGCATCGAAACAACCACCGGCCCGCTGGGTCAGGGCCTCGGCAACGCAGTCGGCATGGCAATCGCAGAGCGCCTCCAAGAAGAGCGTTTCGGCAAAGACCTCGTCAATCACTTCACCTATGTTCTTGCGGGCGACGGCTGCCTCATGGAAGGCATCAGCCAGGAAGCCTTGTCGATGGCAGGCCACTTGAAGCTAAACAAGCTAATCGTGATCTGGGACGACAACGGTATCTCCATTGATGGCGCTGTTAGCATCACCGACTCGACCAATCAGATTGCCCGTTTCGAAGCTTCCGGCTGGAACACCATCAGCATCGATGGTCACGACCCCGATGCCATTGCCTCTGCAATCCGCCAGGCGCAGGAAAGCGACAAGCCGACCATGATCGCGGCCAAAACCACCATCGGGTTTGGCGCTCCGACAAAGGCCGGCACAGCAAAGGTTCACGGCGCCCCCCTCGGCGCAGAAGAGATCACCGGCACCCGCGATGCGCTGAACTGGCCGCATGAGCCGTTCGAAGTTCCGAGCGACATTCTCGATGCCTGGCGCATCGCTGGCCTGCGCTCCGCACAGGCTCATAAAGACTGGCAGAAGCGCTTCAATGATGCGGATGCAGAACAGCGTGCCGAATTTGACCGCCGGAACCGAGGCGATCTGCCGTCAGGCCTGAAACAGGCTGTTCTGGATTACAAAAAACAACTTTCCGAAGACCTGCCGACGATGGCAACCCGTAAGGCTTCGGAAGCGGTTCTGGGTGTCTTGAACGAAGTCATCCCGGAAACCATCGGTGGCTCCGCCGACCTGACCGGTTCCAACAACACCAAGACAGCCCAGACCTTGCCGGTGACTCCGGACGATTTCTCCGGCCGCTATATTCACTACGGCATTCGCGAACACGGCATGGCAGCTGCCATGAACGGTATGGCATTGCACGGCGGGCTCATCCCTTATTCCGGAGGCTTCCTGATCTTCTCTGATTACTGCCGTCCGTCTATCCGCCTTGCTGCCCTGATGAACCAGCGTGTCATTCATGTGATGACCCACGATTCTATCGGTCTTGGCGAAGATGGCCCAACCCACCAGCCGGTCGAACATTTTGCAGCGCTGCGCGCGATCCCGAACTTGACCTTCTTCCGCCCGGCAGATGTCACCGAGACTCTCGAGTGCTGGCAGCTGTCGCTGGAAAGCAAGGATGCCCCGTCTGTTCTGGCTCTCACCCGCCAGAACCTTCCGGCCCAGCGCAAATCCTACGAAGAGAAGAACCTATGTGCCAATGGCGCCTATGTTCTGATCGAAAGTGAAGACGATGCCGCGGTCACAATCTTTGCGTCTGGGTCTGAAGTTGAAATCGCAGTCGAAGCCCACAAAGAATTGATCGAAGCAGGTATTGCGGCACGTGTCGTGTCTGTACCGAGCTTTGAACTGTTCGAGGCCCAGTCCGCTGACTACCAGGATGCCGTCATCGGTTCCAGCCCGGTAAAGATCGCTGTCGAGGCGGGTATCCGTATGGGATGGGACCGCTTCATTGGCAATGACGGCCATTTTGTCGGCATGACCGGGTTTGGCGCCAGCGCGCCATATAAAGAACTCTACGAGCACTTCGGCATCACCAAGGATGCTGTTGTTGCCGCAGCAAAAGAAAAACTCGGCGCTTAA
- a CDS encoding DUF4164 domain-containing protein, whose protein sequence is MEKTSLADAVKRLENALGQLETAVQRRLDSDRSLNSLQDDLQRMGEDRSQLAATLDESEAKASRLEEANKDVSRRLVTAMETIRSVLDAHGG, encoded by the coding sequence ATGGAAAAGACCAGCCTGGCCGATGCCGTAAAGCGCCTTGAAAATGCCTTAGGTCAACTGGAAACTGCGGTTCAACGCCGTTTGGATTCGGATCGCTCTCTCAATTCTTTGCAAGATGATTTGCAACGGATGGGTGAAGACCGGTCCCAATTGGCTGCCACTTTGGATGAGAGTGAGGCGAAGGCTTCTCGTCTGGAAGAGGCAAACAAGGATGTATCCCGCCGTCTGGTTACAGCGATGGAAACGATCCGCAGTGTTTTGGATGCACACGGAGGCTGA
- a CDS encoding cell division protein ZapA has translation MAQISVTINGKSFRMACDDGEEQRLEGLAARFDGWIGELKSAFGEIGDQRLTVMAGIMATDQLSELERKVTRLEQELAAAKDQEAAAVNNMSQHEEDLSRAVNTAAARIESLAEGLNKSLRSNSD, from the coding sequence TTGGCCCAGATAAGCGTGACCATAAATGGCAAGTCGTTCCGGATGGCTTGCGACGATGGTGAAGAGCAGCGCCTGGAAGGCCTTGCGGCCCGTTTCGATGGCTGGATCGGAGAACTGAAGTCGGCATTTGGTGAGATCGGCGATCAACGCCTCACGGTCATGGCCGGGATCATGGCAACCGATCAGCTTTCCGAGCTGGAGCGGAAGGTGACGCGCCTGGAACAGGAACTGGCTGCGGCAAAAGACCAAGAAGCGGCGGCCGTCAACAACATGAGCCAGCACGAGGAAGATCTTTCCAGGGCGGTGAATACAGCCGCGGCACGGATTGAAAGCCTTGCTGAGGGCCTGAACAAAAGCCTGCGCAGCAATTCTGATTGA
- a CDS encoding 5-formyltetrahydrofolate cyclo-ligase, translated as MTTQTSLAHEKDQLRKEALARRKAMPEVDRIEKSLALAEHGSGLPIPPGAVVAGFWPIRDEIDPRPLMDQLRQAGHPLCLPVVAEPHLKFRRLERGAEMEPAGFGTMAPGSEAEELRPDVLLMPLAGFDKHGNRIGYGKGHYDTAIAALEKTGPVVCIGLAFGVQEVDLVPAEGHDKALAGILTEDGYRSFR; from the coding sequence ATGACGACCCAGACTTCCCTCGCTCACGAAAAAGATCAGCTCCGAAAAGAGGCTCTTGCACGCCGTAAGGCCATGCCGGAAGTTGATCGGATCGAAAAAAGCCTGGCGCTTGCTGAGCATGGTTCCGGCCTGCCGATACCCCCTGGTGCTGTGGTTGCAGGATTTTGGCCAATCCGGGATGAAATTGACCCACGTCCGCTGATGGATCAATTACGTCAGGCGGGCCATCCCTTGTGTCTGCCCGTAGTCGCCGAGCCGCACCTGAAGTTCAGGAGACTGGAACGTGGCGCTGAAATGGAGCCGGCTGGGTTCGGCACTATGGCGCCAGGTTCTGAAGCTGAAGAGCTGCGGCCTGACGTTCTCTTGATGCCGCTGGCTGGTTTTGACAAGCATGGCAACCGGATCGGTTACGGAAAAGGCCATTACGATACTGCGATTGCTGCGTTGGAGAAGACCGGGCCGGTGGTGTGCATTGGCCTTGCTTTTGGCGTTCAAGAAGTTGACCTTGTCCCGGCCGAAGGACATGACAAAGCTTTGGCAGGCATTTTAACGGAAGACGGATACAGATCCTTCCGGTAA
- a CDS encoding TIGR00282 family metallophosphoesterase, which produces MRILFLGDLVGRVGRTAVIEQLPGLVEEQQLDFVIVNGENSASGFGITEAILQDVLDAGADVVTTGNHVWDQRDTLVYIERQDRLLRPVNYPKGTPGRGAHLYTARNGAQVMVANVMGRVYMDALDDPFAAMDKVVNDCPLGQVADAIIVDVHAEATSEKQAMGHFLDGRVSLVVGTHTHVPTADHQILENGTAYLSDAGMCGAYDSVLGMDKEEPVNRFQRKIPGSRFTPATGPATICGVAIETDDRTGLAEKVAPLRIGGRLEPVLPSFWTAD; this is translated from the coding sequence ATGCGTATTCTTTTTCTGGGGGATTTGGTCGGCCGGGTTGGCCGCACGGCGGTCATTGAGCAGCTGCCGGGCCTGGTGGAAGAACAGCAGCTGGATTTCGTGATTGTAAATGGCGAGAATTCCGCCTCCGGGTTCGGGATTACCGAAGCGATCTTGCAGGACGTTCTGGATGCAGGTGCAGATGTCGTCACCACGGGCAACCATGTTTGGGACCAGCGCGACACGCTGGTTTACATCGAACGGCAGGACCGGTTGCTGCGCCCGGTGAACTATCCGAAAGGTACTCCAGGGCGTGGTGCGCATCTTTATACCGCCCGCAATGGTGCCCAAGTCATGGTCGCCAACGTCATGGGCCGGGTCTATATGGACGCGCTCGACGATCCGTTTGCAGCGATGGACAAGGTGGTCAATGACTGTCCGCTGGGTCAGGTGGCGGATGCCATAATCGTTGATGTTCATGCAGAAGCGACCAGCGAAAAACAGGCGATGGGCCATTTTCTCGATGGCCGGGTAAGCCTCGTGGTTGGCACACATACGCATGTTCCGACGGCGGATCATCAGATCCTGGAGAATGGTACAGCCTACCTGTCAGATGCTGGCATGTGCGGTGCTTATGACAGTGTGCTGGGCATGGACAAGGAAGAGCCGGTCAATCGCTTCCAGCGTAAGATCCCTGGCTCAAGATTTACGCCAGCAACGGGTCCAGCCACCATTTGCGGCGTTGCGATTGAAACCGATGACCGCACGGGACTGGCGGAAAAAGTTGCCCCGCTTAGAATTGGCGGGCGTCTGGAGCCAGTGCTGCCGTCCTTCTGGACAGCTGATTGA
- a CDS encoding YebC/PmpR family DNA-binding transcriptional regulator yields MAGHSKFKNIMHRKGRQDAVRSKMFSKLSKEITVAAKMGDPDPDSNPRLRLAVNNAKAQSMPKDNIQRAINKSQAGDAETYDEIRYEGYGPAGVAVVVEALTDNRNRSASNIRSYFTKCGGSLGETGSVSFMFDRVGEIIYKPEAGEADAVLEAAIEAGAEDVQSDENGHTIYTAFEDLNDVGKALEDALGEADSTKIIWKPQNLTPVDADKAQTLMKLIDMLEDDDDVQNVYTNFDVDEETMAQLAS; encoded by the coding sequence ATGGCAGGCCATTCAAAATTCAAGAACATCATGCACCGCAAGGGACGTCAGGATGCCGTCCGCTCCAAGATGTTCTCCAAACTGTCCAAGGAAATCACCGTTGCCGCAAAAATGGGCGACCCGGATCCAGATTCCAATCCGCGTCTGCGTTTGGCGGTCAATAACGCCAAAGCCCAGTCCATGCCGAAGGACAACATCCAGCGGGCGATCAACAAGTCCCAGGCTGGTGATGCCGAAACATATGACGAGATCCGTTACGAGGGTTATGGTCCGGCGGGTGTCGCTGTTGTTGTTGAAGCCTTGACCGACAACCGCAACCGGTCCGCATCCAACATCCGGTCCTACTTCACAAAATGTGGCGGTTCACTTGGTGAAACCGGCTCGGTGTCCTTCATGTTCGACCGGGTTGGCGAGATCATCTACAAGCCGGAAGCTGGCGAAGCCGATGCCGTTCTGGAAGCGGCCATCGAAGCGGGTGCAGAAGACGTGCAGTCCGATGAAAACGGTCACACGATCTATACGGCCTTCGAAGATCTGAACGATGTCGGCAAGGCGCTTGAAGACGCGCTCGGTGAAGCCGACTCCACCAAGATCATCTGGAAGCCGCAGAACCTGACACCGGTCGATGCGGACAAGGCCCAGACGCTGATGAAACTGATCGACATGCTGGAAGATGATGATGACGTTCAAAACGTCTACACCAACTTCGATGTCGATGAAGAGACCATGGCACAGCTGGCCTCCTAA
- a CDS encoding MazG-like family protein yields the protein MREIYELTQLDGKSLQERTLKLSEESGELAQAVLTVTKAPGSTYKNHSLADVREEAADAAIVALSILAQTCSSEAEFSAELDRLMGAKCAKWKSVLSQG from the coding sequence ATGCGCGAAATCTATGAACTTACCCAGCTTGACGGCAAATCATTGCAAGAACGGACGTTGAAACTGTCTGAAGAGTCAGGCGAACTGGCCCAAGCTGTATTGACCGTTACCAAAGCGCCCGGCAGCACCTACAAGAACCATTCCTTGGCAGATGTCCGCGAGGAAGCCGCAGACGCTGCAATTGTCGCGCTTAGTATTCTAGCGCAAACCTGTTCGTCTGAAGCTGAGTTTTCAGCGGAATTGGACCGGTTGATGGGTGCTAAGTGTGCCAAATGGAAATCTGTGCTCTCGCAAGGTTGA
- a CDS encoding hexameric tyrosine-coordinated heme protein, protein MSWLPTLLTETPEDGYELAIKLSRMAVKKTQPDDAAREKMRADYAFNADSLTNVSQVVATNFQTIAQANNYWRD, encoded by the coding sequence ATGTCTTGGTTGCCGACCTTGCTGACAGAAACGCCAGAAGATGGTTATGAGCTTGCGATCAAGCTCTCGCGGATGGCGGTCAAAAAAACTCAGCCTGATGACGCGGCGCGTGAAAAAATGCGCGCTGATTATGCGTTTAACGCCGACAGTCTAACGAATGTCTCTCAAGTCGTTGCGACCAATTTTCAGACCATTGCCCAAGCCAACAATTATTGGCGCGATTGA
- a CDS encoding sulfite exporter TauE/SafE family protein: protein MFDIFASYSPDLLLFLAGILFIAGYIRGFAGFGAGMIFMPVAASVMLPSTAAATFLFIDSIVSLPLVRRAIRLCDWSTVLPAVFGSVIFVHAGAWMLANMDVLALRWIISFVVVVMLALVVSGWRYQRQPTRPVSFGVGAVSGILGGVSQVSAPPVAAFWLSSNHSAEVIRANLILFFPLASIGTFIAYILNGFFTLEVGRLLVVAVPVYGISLFLGSRAFKKADQRLYRWIANLLIALAALASLPALDPVLRQ, encoded by the coding sequence ATGTTCGATATCTTTGCGTCCTACTCTCCAGACTTGCTGCTTTTCCTGGCGGGCATTTTATTCATTGCCGGTTATATCCGCGGGTTCGCCGGATTTGGCGCCGGCATGATCTTCATGCCTGTCGCTGCCAGCGTCATGCTGCCATCTACTGCGGCAGCAACCTTCCTGTTCATTGACAGCATCGTTTCTCTGCCTCTGGTGAGACGCGCCATCCGCCTGTGTGACTGGTCAACGGTTCTCCCGGCCGTCTTTGGGTCGGTGATCTTTGTGCATGCAGGTGCCTGGATGCTCGCCAACATGGATGTGCTCGCGTTGCGCTGGATCATCAGCTTTGTCGTCGTCGTGATGCTGGCGCTTGTTGTTTCCGGCTGGCGGTATCAGCGACAACCGACAAGACCCGTCTCCTTTGGTGTCGGAGCGGTCTCCGGTATTCTTGGCGGTGTTTCACAAGTTTCAGCGCCGCCAGTCGCAGCCTTCTGGCTGTCCAGCAATCATAGTGCTGAGGTTATCCGGGCAAACCTTATCCTGTTTTTTCCGCTGGCAAGCATCGGCACCTTCATCGCTTACATCCTGAACGGGTTTTTCACGCTCGAAGTCGGCCGCCTACTTGTTGTCGCCGTTCCGGTCTATGGGATTTCGCTGTTTCTAGGCTCCAGAGCATTCAAAAAGGCTGATCAGCGTCTCTACCGCTGGATCGCAAATCTATTGATTGCTCTCGCTGCTCTCGCAAGTTTGCCCGCACTTGATCCGGTTTTACGGCAGTGA
- the ruvC gene encoding crossover junction endodeoxyribonuclease RuvC codes for MTHAIRLLGIDPGLRRTGWGMIEASGNRLSFIASGTVTSDNKKSLAERLVQLHDGLSEVVRQHDPAEAAVEHTFVNKDAGATLKLGQARGIALLVPSLAGLSVAEYAPNLVKKTVVGTGHAEKEQIRAMVKVLMPRATFNSDDAADALAIAICHAQHRASSAAKLAALGAA; via the coding sequence ATGACACATGCGATTCGATTGCTGGGGATTGATCCCGGCCTGCGACGGACCGGATGGGGCATGATTGAGGCTTCGGGAAACCGGCTGTCTTTCATCGCTTCCGGGACTGTGACGTCGGACAATAAAAAGAGTCTCGCAGAACGGCTCGTTCAGTTGCACGACGGGTTAAGCGAGGTGGTGCGCCAGCATGATCCAGCGGAAGCAGCCGTCGAGCACACCTTCGTCAACAAGGATGCCGGTGCCACTCTGAAATTGGGGCAGGCACGCGGTATCGCTCTGCTAGTTCCATCACTTGCCGGGTTGTCCGTTGCTGAGTATGCACCGAACCTGGTCAAGAAAACAGTAGTCGGGACGGGGCATGCGGAAAAGGAACAAATCCGCGCCATGGTCAAGGTTTTGATGCCGCGTGCGACCTTTAATTCTGACGATGCGGCGGACGCCTTGGCGATTGCCATCTGTCATGCGCAGCACCGGGCGAGCAGCGCCGCCAAACTTGCAGCTTTGGGGGCGGCATGA
- the ruvA gene encoding Holliday junction branch migration protein RuvA, translated as MIGKLKGTVDSYGEDHVILDVHGVGYQVHCPSRILQGLPRAGEAAVLFIETIVREDMIRLYGFGHESEREWFRILMTVQGVGAKVALAILGILKASEVANAIALNDKATISRAPGVGKRVAERIMTELKDKAPSLASVDQETIAVSQNVADNVASRPVAEAVSALTNLGYGQPQASAAVAKAMQSAGEDATTETLIRLGLKELAG; from the coding sequence ATGATCGGGAAACTCAAAGGGACCGTCGACAGCTATGGCGAGGATCATGTGATCCTGGATGTTCATGGAGTTGGATATCAGGTTCATTGCCCCTCGCGTATTTTGCAAGGCCTGCCGCGGGCTGGTGAAGCCGCCGTTCTGTTCATCGAGACCATCGTCCGTGAGGACATGATCCGCCTTTATGGATTTGGTCATGAATCGGAACGCGAATGGTTCCGGATCTTGATGACCGTTCAAGGCGTGGGAGCCAAAGTGGCGCTGGCGATCCTTGGAATTTTGAAAGCCAGTGAAGTGGCCAATGCAATTGCGTTGAACGACAAGGCGACGATTTCCCGCGCGCCCGGTGTTGGTAAACGTGTCGCAGAACGCATCATGACGGAATTGAAAGACAAGGCGCCCAGCCTGGCCAGTGTTGATCAGGAAACCATTGCCGTCTCACAAAACGTGGCGGACAATGTCGCCTCGCGTCCGGTGGCCGAAGCTGTGTCGGCCCTGACCAATCTCGGGTATGGCCAACCGCAAGCAAGCGCGGCTGTTGCCAAGGCGATGCAATCGGCTGGCGAAGATGCAACGACGGAAACCTTGATCCGCTTGGGCTTGAAGGAGCTGGCAGGATGA